From a single Devosia litorisediminis genomic region:
- a CDS encoding carbohydrate ABC transporter permease: protein MPYLLLLPAIIVILAVVLVPLLVSFWTSFTSYNLTKPATLFNFVGLRNYQRLMGNEDFWWAFGRTFIFVTITLNLEMLLGLGLALLINKITWGQRTLRTIMMFPMMFSPILVGFQFKYIFNDSIGLVNNALFDLGLITQPIPWLVDGTLANFSIIFAEIWMSTSIFAILLLAGLMALPKDPIEAAKVDGCNPLQVFQHITLPFLMPFVYIAMTIRSLDVARAYDMVRIMTNGGPAGRTELIWTLMTRTGYQNSQMGMANAMGYVSILLSIFFTVFFFRKLTAARTFMGGAQ, encoded by the coding sequence TGCTTCTGCCAGCCATCATCGTCATTCTGGCGGTGGTTCTGGTGCCGCTGCTGGTCTCGTTCTGGACCAGTTTCACCAGCTACAATCTGACCAAGCCCGCCACGCTGTTCAACTTCGTCGGTCTGCGCAATTACCAGCGCCTGATGGGCAATGAGGATTTCTGGTGGGCCTTCGGCCGGACCTTTATTTTCGTGACCATCACGCTGAATCTGGAAATGCTGCTCGGCCTGGGCTTGGCGCTGCTGATCAACAAGATCACCTGGGGTCAGCGCACGCTGCGCACCATCATGATGTTTCCCATGATGTTCTCGCCCATTCTGGTGGGATTCCAGTTCAAGTACATCTTCAACGACTCCATCGGTCTGGTGAACAACGCCCTGTTCGATCTGGGTCTGATCACCCAGCCCATTCCCTGGCTGGTCGATGGCACGCTGGCCAATTTCTCCATAATCTTCGCCGAAATCTGGATGTCGACCTCGATCTTCGCCATTCTGCTGCTGGCCGGATTGATGGCCCTGCCCAAGGATCCCATCGAGGCTGCCAAGGTTGATGGCTGTAATCCCCTGCAGGTGTTCCAGCACATCACGCTGCCCTTCCTGATGCCCTTTGTGTACATCGCCATGACCATCCGCTCGCTCGATGTGGCGCGGGCCTATGACATGGTCCGCATCATGACCAATGGTGGCCCGGCTGGCCGCACCGAGCTGATCTGGACGCTGATGACCCGCACCGGCTACCAGAACAGCCAGATGGGCATGGCCAATGCCATGGGCTATGTCTCGATCCTGCTCTCGATCTTTTTCACCGTGTTCTTCTTCCGCAAGCTCACCGCGGCGCGCACCTTCATGGGAGGCGCACAATGA